A region of the Microbacterium sp. SL75 genome:
TGCTCCTCGACGAGCCCACCAACGACCTCGATGTCGAAACCCTGAGCTCGCTCGAGAACGCCCTTCTCGAGTTCCCCGGTTGCGCCGTGGTCATCACGCACGACCGGTGGTTCCTCGACCGCATCGCCACGCACATCCTCGCCTACGAGGGCACCGAGGATCACCCCGACCAGTGGCACTGGTTCGAGGGCAACTTCGAGGCGTACGAGGCCAACAAGATCGAACGCCTCGGCGCCGATGCGGCCAATCCGTCGCGTTCCTCCTACCGCAAGCTCACGCGTGACTGACGATTCCGCCATGAGCACTCCCGACGAGGGTCCGGCCGCTGCCGGGCCCTCGCGGGTGCACGTGCCGATCCACCTCCGGTGGGGCGATCTCGATGCGCTCGGGCATGTCAACAACACCTCGATGCTGAAGCTGCTCGAAGAGGCGCGCCTGCGCGCCTTCTGGTTCAGCGACGGCGAAGGCGAGCCCCTGCCGACGGCGGTGTTCGACATGGACGTGCTCGAGAGCGGCGGCGACCGGGCCACGCTGATCGCGCGTCAAGAGATCGAGTACCTGCGTCCCGTGCCCTACAGCCAGCGTCCCCTCGACGTGCGGATGTGGATCGGTGCGATGGGCGGCTCCAGCGCCGACATCTGCTACGAGGTCTACAGCCCCGTCGGAGACGCCGAGCGCGTTCTCTACGCCCGGGCCACCGCTGTGACGGTGCTCGTCGACACGGCGACCGGTCGGCCGACCCGCTGGACCGAGGCGGAGCGTGCGGCCTGGGCGCCGTACACCGGAGACCCGATCGAGTACCGCCGCCGTTCCTCACGCGGCTGACGCCGACATCGCCCCAGAGCTTCGAGCTCGCCCGCTGTTCTCCATCGGCGATCTCCCGGTTCTCGGCGGGTGCGACGCACCGCCGGCCTCGAGCCTCGCCTCGCGAACGCAGTCGCCGGGGTGCCGGCATCCGGGATCAGTCTCGCGGGACGCGCACCATGACCTCTTGCGCGACACTGGCCAACAGGGCGCCGTCGCGCGTGTAGATCCTGCCCGTCGCGAGACCGCGGCCACCGCGGGCGTTGGGGGACTCCTGCACGTACAGCAACCAGTCGTCGACACGGCCGGGGCGGTGCCACCACATCGCGTGGTCCAGGCTCGCGACCTTGAGCCCGGGGGCGTTCCACGCCACGCCGTGCGCGCGCATGATCGACTCCTGGATCGTGAGGTCGCTCAGGTACGCGAGAGCGGCGCGGTGAACGGCCGGGTCGTCGGTGATCGCCCGACGCAGCTTCATCCACACCGCCTGTCGCGGAACCTGCGGACCGTCCGCAGACGCATACAGCGGCGAGGTCACGTGCCGGACATCGACAGGGCTCTCTGAGAAGATCCGTCGGCTGACCGGGTGCAGGGCGTCGACGTCGAGGACGGGGGCGTCCTCGGGCTGCGGGATGCCGCCGGGCATCGGCTCGAAGTGCTCGAGACCCGGGTCCTCGTCCTGGAACGACGCGATCATCGAGAAGATGGGCACACCCGACTGGAACGCCTGGGTCCGCCGGGTCGAGAAGGAACGACCGTCGTGGATGCGATCGACAGAGAAGGTGATCCCGTCCGTCGGATCCCCGGGGCGAAGGAAGTAGCCGTGCATCGAGTGCACGGATCGCTCGGGCGGGAGGGTTCGCGAGGCGGCCACGACCGTCTGTGCGAGAACTTGTCCGCCATAGACGCGCCCGGTCGGCATGGGCTGCGACACCCCCGTGAAGATGTCTTCGGTCGTGCGCGCTCCCGCGTCGCGCAGGTCGAGCACGGCGAGCAGCGACGCCACGGGATCGATGGCCTCGGACACACTGACTCCCGTTCCGGCGCGATGAACCCGCACCGCTTGATAGTTTAGGGCGGGTGTCCGCGCGCCTGTTGTTCCCCGACCCGCAGGCGGCAGCCGACCTGCTCACTTTCGCCGCCCGAACGATCCGCCTCGGTGACGGCACCGTGCGACTGCGCGCCGACGGGGGAGTACTCGTCGCGACGGCCGCACCGCTCGCCCCGCGGGGGCTGCTCGATGCGACCCCGACGGTCCTGGGCCTTCGCGTGTCGGCCATCGACCCCGAGCTCGAATGCGACGTGGTCGTCGACGCCTCGGCCCTGCTTCCCGCTCCCGACGACGCCTCCGCCGTCGTGCTGCCCGAGACCGCGACGTCTCCCGCCTGGGCCGGCATCTCGCCCCCTCGCGGAGGGTGGGAACAGACGGATGCCGTCGACGCGGCCGTTCTGGCATCCCGAGCCCAGTACGGCGTCGCCGCCGTCGCCGACGCGCTCCCCGCCGACGCGGGTGAAGACGTCGTGCGGCTCGTGCGGGCTCAGGTGTGGGGTCAGCCCGACGACGCTCTCGGCGGACTGCCGCTGGGTACGGCCTTCGCGGCTTTCGCCCTGGGTTTCATCGCCGGGTCCGAAGAAGCCCCCGTGCGTCGCAGCGGCGCCTGGACGCGCGTGAGCCTCGCGCGTGGCCACGTGCTGGTGCGCGGGCCGGTGCGTTCCGGACTCACCGCCGTCCGCGCGACGGGCAGCTGATCCAGCAAGCGCACAGCTGGCGTCATTACGCTGAAGAACAGCAAGGGGAGTACTCCCGTCGCGGCGTATCCGTCATCACGAGTCCACGGTTGGATTCCGGGTACGTCGGTCCGTAAGGGCGGAGGAGACCTTGACGTCGCGGCCGCGTGCCGCCCGTCGAGAGGTTCCTCCATGGTCTCGTTCTCCCGTCTGTTCGATCTCGCTTCCAAGGCTGCGGGCAAGGCCTCGTCGTCGCAGCGCACGCCGGGCGCCGCCGGCGGCAAGGACTGGCGCGACATGGTGCGCTCGGCGGCTGACGCGGTCACGGGCGATCGCCGCACGAATCCCCCGCACGCGGCGGCGCCGAACGGCTATGCCCCGCCCGCGTCGCAGGGCCGTTACGCCCCGCCGGCCTCTTCTCGTACGTCATCCACGCTGTCGACCGAGGACCGCGCGGCAATCGCCCGTTACGACTACCTCGTGCGCACGGCCGAGCCCGATCGGGTGGAGCAGATGCACCGTGAGGCCTTCGCCCGCCTCACCCCGGCCCAACGCGCGCTGGTGAAGGAGCGGATGGATGCCGATCTGGCTCCCCACGAGCGTCCCCGCACCGACGCCGCCGATGATCTCGCGCGCACCGCTGCTCGGGCGGAGGCCGCGCGGCCCGGACGCATGTCGGGGCTGTTGGCCAAGGCCGGGCGCGGAGGCCTCGTCGGTGCCGGCATCGTGGGGGCCGGGGGACTGCTGGCCG
Encoded here:
- a CDS encoding acyl-CoA thioesterase, with amino-acid sequence MSEAIDPVASLLAVLDLRDAGARTTEDIFTGVSQPMPTGRVYGGQVLAQTVVAASRTLPPERSVHSMHGYFLRPGDPTDGITFSVDRIHDGRSFSTRRTQAFQSGVPIFSMIASFQDEDPGLEHFEPMPGGIPQPEDAPVLDVDALHPVSRRIFSESPVDVRHVTSPLYASADGPQVPRQAVWMKLRRAITDDPAVHRAALAYLSDLTIQESIMRAHGVAWNAPGLKVASLDHAMWWHRPGRVDDWLLYVQESPNARGGRGLATGRIYTRDGALLASVAQEVMVRVPRD
- a CDS encoding acyl-CoA thioesterase, which translates into the protein MSTPDEGPAAAGPSRVHVPIHLRWGDLDALGHVNNTSMLKLLEEARLRAFWFSDGEGEPLPTAVFDMDVLESGGDRATLIARQEIEYLRPVPYSQRPLDVRMWIGAMGGSSADICYEVYSPVGDAERVLYARATAVTVLVDTATGRPTRWTEAERAAWAPYTGDPIEYRRRSSRG
- a CDS encoding cation-transporting ATPase, with protein sequence MVSFSRLFDLASKAAGKASSSQRTPGAAGGKDWRDMVRSAADAVTGDRRTNPPHAAAPNGYAPPASQGRYAPPASSRTSSTLSTEDRAAIARYDYLVRTAEPDRVEQMHREAFARLTPAQRALVKERMDADLAPHERPRTDAADDLARTAARAEAARPGRMSGLLAKAGRGGLVGAGIVGAGGLLAAVAGGAVVSAVAGPLLAQAGQLGVDFTGLAEGVDLEAMASGVDLTSLAEGTGIGEWAGGAQDAVSGAGEQISGFGEGLSNLDIPGFGDFLGR